In one window of Pseudomonas sp. IAC-BECa141 DNA:
- a CDS encoding nuclear transport factor 2 family protein has product MSEEAHSALITRFYQAFQRLDAEAMAACYTDDVVFSDPAFGELRGRDAGDMWRMLTTRAKDFSLTFDNVRADERSGGAHWVATYLFSQTGNIVINDIQARFVFRDGKICEHHDHFDLWRWSRQALGFKGLMLGWTPLVRNAVRAQALKGLKAFQASR; this is encoded by the coding sequence GTTTCTACCAGGCTTTCCAGCGCCTCGACGCCGAGGCCATGGCCGCCTGCTACACCGACGACGTGGTATTCAGCGATCCGGCGTTCGGCGAACTGCGCGGCCGCGATGCCGGTGATATGTGGCGCATGCTCACCACCCGCGCCAAAGACTTCTCACTGACCTTCGACAACGTCCGCGCCGATGAGCGCAGCGGCGGCGCCCACTGGGTGGCGACCTACCTGTTCAGCCAGACCGGCAATATCGTGATCAACGACATCCAGGCACGCTTCGTCTTCCGTGACGGCAAGATCTGCGAACACCACGACCACTTCGATTTGTGGCGCTGGTCGCGTCAGGCGTTGGGCTTCAAGGGCCTGATGCTGGGCTGGACGCCGCTGGTGCGCAACGCCGTCCGTGCCCAGGCCCTGAAAGGGCTGAAGGCATTTCAGGCGAGTCGCTGA
- a CDS encoding GIY-YIG nuclease family protein, which produces MTSLSENPLDADVPVSKSWFVYLVRAANGSLYCGISDDPVRRFAKHQSGKGARFFLSSPAMALVYTELCRDKSDALRQERLIKKLRKSAKECLVASYRPD; this is translated from the coding sequence GTGACCAGCCTCAGCGAAAATCCTCTCGATGCCGACGTACCAGTGAGCAAGTCCTGGTTCGTCTACCTCGTACGCGCCGCCAACGGTTCGCTGTACTGCGGGATCAGCGATGATCCCGTGCGCCGCTTTGCCAAGCACCAGAGTGGCAAGGGCGCGCGCTTCTTTCTTTCAAGCCCGGCGATGGCGCTGGTCTATACCGAGCTGTGCCGCGACAAGAGTGATGCGTTGCGCCAGGAGCGGTTGATCAAAAAACTCAGGAAGAGTGCGAAGGAGTGTCTGGTGGCGTCTTATCGGCCTGATTGA
- a CDS encoding glutathione S-transferase family protein: MSELILHHYPTSPFAEKARLLLGFKGLSWRSVHISPVMPKPDLTALTGGYRKTPVLQIGADIYCDTALIARRLEQVKAQPSFFPDGQEMIAASFAAWADSVVFQHAVSLVFQPESVAVRFGKLPPEAIKAFLADRAGLFSGGSATKLSAEQAKHQWPTIMARLEQQLQREDGDFLFGEPSIADFAMAHPLWFLKATHVTAPLVDDYPAVSAWLGRVLGFGHGAASAMSSEEALEVARSSKPAALPDEQFVDPNGFETGQQVVIAATDYGVDPVAGELVFAGREELILRREDERGGVVHVHFPRFGFRIEKR, translated from the coding sequence ATGTCCGAGTTGATCCTTCATCATTACCCGACCTCTCCCTTTGCTGAAAAGGCCCGGCTGCTGCTGGGGTTCAAGGGCTTGTCCTGGCGTTCGGTGCATATCTCGCCAGTGATGCCCAAGCCTGACCTGACCGCCCTGACCGGTGGCTACCGCAAGACCCCGGTGCTGCAGATCGGCGCCGACATCTATTGCGACACCGCGCTGATCGCCCGTCGCCTCGAGCAGGTAAAGGCCCAGCCTTCGTTCTTCCCGGATGGTCAGGAAATGATCGCCGCCAGTTTCGCTGCCTGGGCCGATTCGGTGGTGTTCCAGCATGCGGTGAGCCTGGTGTTTCAGCCCGAATCGGTGGCGGTGCGTTTCGGCAAGTTACCGCCGGAAGCGATCAAGGCCTTCCTCGCCGATCGTGCCGGACTGTTCAGCGGTGGCAGCGCGACCAAACTGTCAGCCGAACAGGCCAAACATCAATGGCCAACCATCATGGCGCGTCTGGAGCAGCAGCTGCAGCGTGAAGACGGGGACTTCCTGTTCGGCGAGCCGTCGATTGCCGACTTCGCCATGGCCCATCCGCTGTGGTTCCTCAAGGCGACCCACGTCACCGCGCCGCTGGTGGACGACTATCCGGCAGTGTCCGCGTGGCTCGGGCGGGTGCTGGGCTTCGGTCACGGTGCGGCCAGTGCGATGAGTTCCGAAGAGGCGCTGGAGGTTGCACGCAGTTCGAAGCCGGCGGCATTGCCCGATGAGCAGTTTGTCGATCCGAACGGATTCGAAACGGGCCAGCAAGTCGTGATCGCGGCCACTGACTACGGCGTTGATCCGGTGGCCGGTGAGCTGGTGTTTGCCGGTCGCGAGGAGTTGATCCTGCGCCGTGAAGACGAACGTGGCGGCGTGGTGCATGTGCACTTCCCGCGTTTCGGTTTCCGAATCGAGAAACGCTGA
- a CDS encoding glutaredoxin family protein yields the protein MLGNVLKKVLLVLLVVVVYQNWGKIERVFNPSQMASEQVRANAHVVLYATDWCGYCKQTKRFLDQKGIPFKEFDIEKDAEARKAYEALGGRGIPLIDVNGTLIRGFDPDEILAALK from the coding sequence ATGCTCGGCAATGTGCTGAAAAAAGTTCTGCTGGTTCTGCTGGTGGTCGTGGTCTATCAGAACTGGGGCAAGATCGAGCGGGTATTCAACCCATCGCAGATGGCGTCCGAGCAGGTCCGCGCCAACGCCCATGTCGTGTTGTACGCCACGGACTGGTGCGGTTACTGCAAGCAGACCAAGCGCTTTCTCGATCAGAAAGGCATTCCGTTCAAGGAATTCGATATCGAGAAGGATGCCGAGGCACGCAAGGCTTACGAGGCTTTGGGCGGGCGCGGGATTCCGCTGATCGACGTCAATGGCACGTTGATTCGCGGGTTTGATCCGGACGAGATTCTCGCTGCACTGAAATGA
- the yejK gene encoding nucleoid-associated protein YejK, with amino-acid sequence MPIRHCIVHLIDKKPDGTPAVLHARDSELAESAAIENMLADLNESYNAKQGKAWGLFHPESGAFPFSGWLKEYMEGGKDFTAFSKVAVEHLQKLMEESNLSVGGHVLFAHYQQGMTDYLAIALLHHSEGVAVTEQLDVTPSRHLDLGQLHLAARINVSEWQNNKQSKQYISFIKGKNGKKVSEYFRDFIGCQEGVDGPGETRTLLKAFSDFVESEDLPEDSAREKTKTLVDYASSQAKLGEPMGLEELSELIDEERPKAFYDHIRNKDYGLSPEIPADKRTLNQFRRFTGRAEGLSISFEAHLLGSKIEYDEEAGTLVIKGLPTSLTDQLKRRN; translated from the coding sequence ATGCCGATCCGTCATTGCATCGTCCATTTGATCGACAAAAAACCCGACGGCACACCCGCAGTCCTGCACGCCCGTGACTCCGAACTGGCTGAGTCCGCTGCCATCGAGAACATGCTCGCCGATCTCAATGAGAGCTATAACGCCAAACAGGGCAAAGCCTGGGGGTTGTTCCATCCGGAGTCCGGTGCGTTCCCGTTCAGCGGCTGGCTGAAGGAGTACATGGAAGGCGGCAAAGACTTCACCGCGTTCAGCAAAGTCGCGGTCGAGCACCTGCAAAAGCTGATGGAAGAATCGAACCTGTCGGTCGGTGGCCACGTGCTGTTCGCCCACTACCAGCAAGGCATGACCGATTACCTGGCCATCGCCCTGCTGCACCACAGTGAAGGCGTGGCAGTGACCGAACAACTGGATGTGACACCGTCGCGCCACCTCGACCTCGGCCAACTGCACCTGGCGGCGCGGATCAACGTTTCCGAGTGGCAGAACAACAAGCAGTCCAAGCAGTACATCTCGTTCATCAAGGGCAAGAACGGCAAAAAGGTCTCGGAGTACTTCCGCGACTTCATCGGCTGCCAGGAAGGCGTCGACGGCCCGGGCGAGACCCGCACCCTGCTCAAGGCCTTCAGCGACTTCGTCGAGAGCGAAGACCTGCCGGAAGATTCCGCCCGCGAAAAGACCAAGACCCTGGTCGACTACGCCAGCAGCCAGGCCAAGCTCGGCGAGCCCATGGGCCTGGAAGAACTCTCGGAGCTGATCGACGAAGAGCGCCCAAAGGCCTTCTACGATCACATCCGCAACAAGGATTACGGCCTGTCGCCGGAGATTCCGGCGGATAAACGCACGCTCAACCAGTTCCGCCGCTTCACCGGCCGCGCCGAAGGCCTGTCGATCAGCTTCGAAGCACACCTGCTGGGCTCGAAGATCGAATACGACGAAGAGGCCGGCACCCTGGTCATCAAAGGCCTGCCGACCTCGCTCACCGATCAGTTGAAGCGTCGCAACTGA
- a CDS encoding HU family DNA-binding protein, whose product MALTKDQLIADIAEAIDAPKATARAALDQLGQIVADQLENGAEITLPGIGKLKVTERPARTGRNPSTGAAIEIPAKKVVKMVVAKGLTDAVNK is encoded by the coding sequence ATGGCTCTTACTAAAGACCAACTGATCGCCGACATCGCTGAAGCTATCGACGCGCCGAAAGCCACCGCGCGTGCCGCTCTGGACCAACTGGGTCAAATCGTTGCCGATCAGCTGGAAAACGGTGCCGAAATCACTTTGCCAGGTATCGGCAAGCTGAAAGTGACCGAGCGTCCTGCCCGCACTGGCCGTAACCCGTCGACTGGCGCTGCCATCGAAATCCCTGCCAAGAAAGTGGTCAAGATGGTTGTGGCCAAAGGCCTGACCGACGCTGTGAACAAGTAA